A genomic stretch from Panthera uncia isolate 11264 chromosome E3, Puncia_PCG_1.0, whole genome shotgun sequence includes:
- the ZNF316 gene encoding zinc finger protein 316 — translation MAALRTTPDSPATQLAKAEDGLGCGPAQEEEEEEEKGEEVELEEEEEEEELLAEDGEDPAAGHVEQVEVEVEADENEVVAEEQSPTLGTQGRLRRAGDARSPVLQEKALQASRAPATPRDEDLDEDEEDEEDLEEEDDDDSLTAGSQGLVTFEDVAVYFSLEEWERLDAGERDLYKDVMQENYGILVSLGYPIPKPDLIFRLEQGEEPWVPDSPRPEEGDIVTGVYTGAWFWTDDIEDHEEEEDEDFLAEVAEEENEPPGLWSAAYGVGDVPGTWGPDDSDSAQTPEGWGPDPGGLGVLAEGSGAKPFLPGREPGANLLAPWAFPATVAAPAGRPETTCDVCGKVFPHRSRLAKHQRYHAAVKPFGCDECGKGFVYRSHLAIHQRTHTGEKPFPCPDCGKRFVYKSHLVTHRRIHTGERPYRCAFCGAGFGRRSYLVTHQRTHTGERPYPCPHCGRSFSQSSALARHQAVHTADRPHCCPDCGQAFRLRADFQRHRRGGGCTEPGGEGPRREACNAVPAAGPEEAEAGPEGPEEAEAGEADGEAEVEAREEAAAAGPTPGSKEDPEPDRRFLEVGNGLGEGEGPSSHPLGFHFPVHPKSWLHPDGFPILGLPDFGDRLPADGRPLPGPLGGRLALVEGAGLACDPFGGGGPGGGGGGGGGLRAFAPAVGGLLAEPAPAALAEEESPWICSDCGKTFGRRAALAKHQRYHAGERPHRCADCGKSFVYGSHLARHRRTHTGERPFPCPECGARFARGSHLAAHVRGHTGEKPFVCGVCGAGFSRRAHLTAHGRAHTGERPYACGECGRRFGQSAALTRHQWAHAEEKPHRCPDCGKGFGHSSDFKRHRRTHTGEKPFRCTDCGRGFAQRSNLAKHRRGHTGERPFPCPECGKRFSQRSVLVTHQRTHTGERPYACANCGRRFSQSSHLLTHMKTHRGAAGAAGSAAAAPASKAEAPAKGPPGAGSGPGERGSTLLEFAGGTSFGSEPAAAFAGPSGAYEESIL, via the exons ATGGCGGCTCTTCGTACGACCCCGGACTCACCAGCCACGCAGCTGGCGAAGGCGGAGGATGGGTTGGGATGTGGTCCTGctcaggaggaagaagaggaagaagaaaagggggaagaggtggagctggaggaggaggaggaggaggaggagctccTAGCGGAGGACGGGGAGGACCCGGcg gCCGGGCACGTGGagcaggtggaggtggaggtggaggcgGACGAGAACGAGGTGGTGGCCGAGGAGCAGAGTCCCACGTTGGGGACCCAGGGACGCCTTCGCCGTGCCGGTGATGCCAGGTCCCCAGTTCTTCAGGAAAAGG CCTTGCAGGCCAGCCGGGCTCCAGCCACACCTAGGGATGAGGACCTggacgaggacgaggaggacgaggaggacttggaggaggaagatgatgaCGATTCCCTGACAGCTGGGTCTCAG GGGCTGGTCACCTTTGAAGACGTGGCTGTGTATTTCTCATTGGAGGAGTGGGAGAGGCTGGACGCAGGCGAGCGGGACCTTTACAAGGATGTCATGCAGGAGAACTATGGGATCCTGGTGTCCTTGG GATACCCAATCCCCAAGCCGGATCTGATCTTCCGGCTGGAACAAGGGGAGGAGCCCTGGGTCCCAGATAGCCCCCGTCCTGAGGAAGGAGACATTGTCACTGGCGTCTACACAG GGGCCTGGTTCTGGACCGACGATATAGAGGAccacgaggaggaggaggacgaggactTCCTGGCGGAGGTGGCCGAGGAGGAGAACGAGCCCCCGGGGCTCTGGTCAGCAGCTTATGGCGTGGGGGACGTGCCTGGGACATGGGGCCCCGATGACTCGGATTCGGCGCAGACTCCGGAGGGTTGGGGTCCCGACCCCGGGGGCCTCGGGGTTCTGGCCGAGGGGTCCGGGGCGAAGCCTTTCCTGCCGGGCCGGGAGCCTGGCGCGAACCTGCTGGCACCCTGGGCGTTCCCTGCCACCGTGGCTGCTCCGGCAGGGCGGCCCGAGACCACGTGCGACGTGTGCGGCAAAGTGTTCCCGCACCGGTCCCGGCTGGCCAAGCACCAGCGCTACCACGCGGCCGTCAAGCCCTTCGGCTGCGACGAGTGCGGCAAGGGCTTCGTGTACCGCTCGCACCTGGCCATCCACCAGCGCACGCACACCGGAGAGAAGCCCTTCCCGTGCCCGGACTGCGGCAAGCGCTTCGTCTACAAGTCGCACCTGGTCACGCACCGGCGCATCCACACGGGCGAGCGGCCCTACCGCTGCGCCTTCTGCGGTGCGGGCTTCGGGCGCCGCTCCTACCTGGTCACGCACCAGCGCACGCACACCGGAGAGCGGCCCTACCCGTGTCCGCACTGCGGCCGCAGCTTCAGCCAGAGCTCGGCGCTTGCGCGGCACCAGGCGGTGCACACGGCCGACCGGCCGCACTGCTGCCCCGACTGCGGCCAGGCCTTCCGCCTGCGCGCCGACTTCCAGCGCCACCGGCGCGGCGGCGGTTGCACGGAGCCCGGCGGCGAAGGCCCTCGGCGGGAGGCCTGCAACGCGGTCCCTGCGGCGGGGCCCGAGGAGGCCGAGGCCGGGCCTGAGGGGCCGGAGGAGGCCGAGGCCGGCGAAGCGGACGGAGAGGCCGAGGTGGAGGCGAgagaggaggcggcggcggcggggcccaCCCCCGGGAGCAAGGAGGACCCCGAGCCGGACAGGCGGTTCCTCGAGGTGGGCAACGGCCTGGGGGAGGGCGAAGGCCCTTCCTCGCACCCCCTCGGCTTCCACTTTCCCGTGCACCCTAAGTCCTGGCTCCACCCGGACGGCTTCCCGATCCTGGGCCTCCCGGACTTCGGGGACCGGCTGCCGGCCGACGGGCGCCCCCTGCCGGGACCCCTGGGGGGCCGGCTCGCCCTGGTGGAGGGCGCGGGGCTGGCCTGCGACCCCTTCGGCGGCGGCGGAccggggggcggcggcggcggcggcggcgggctcCGCGCGTTCGCGCCGGCCGTCGGGGGGCTGCTGGCCGAGCCGGCGCCCGCCGCGCTGGCCGAGGAGGAGAGCCCGTGGATCTGCTCCGACTGCGGCAAGACGTTCGGGCGCCGGGCGGCGCTGGCCAAGCACCAGCGCTACCACGCGGGCGAGCGGCCGCACCGCTGCGCGGACTGCGGCAAGAGCTTCGTGTACGGCTCGCACCTGGCGCGCCACCGCCGCACGCACACGGGCGAGCGGCCCTTCCCGTGCCCCGAGTGCGGCGCGCGCTTCGCCCGCGGCTCGCACCTGGCGGCGCACGTGCGCGGCCACACGGGCGAGAAGCCTTTCGTGTGCGGCGTGTGCGGCGCGGGCTTCAGCCGGCGCGCGCACCTGACGGCGCACGGGCGCGCGCACACGGGCGAGCGGCCCTACGCGTGCGGCGAGTGCGGCCGCCGCTTCGGGCAGAGCGCGGCGCTGACGCGGCACCAGTGGGCGCACGCCGAGGAGAAGCCGCACCGCTGCCCCGACTGCGGCAAGGGCTTCGGCCACAGCTCGGACTTCAAGCGGCACCGGCGCACgcacacgggcgagaagccctTCCGCTGCACCGACTGCGGCCGCGGCTTCGCGCAGCGCTCCAACCTGGCCAAGCACCGGCGCGGCCACACGGGCGAGCGGCCCTTCCCGTGCCCCGAGTGCGGCAAGCGCTTCTCGCAGCGCTCGGTGCTCGTCACGCACCAGCGCACGCACACGGGCGAGCGGCCGTACGCCTGCGCCAACTGCGGCCGCCGCTTCTCGCAGAGCTCGCACCTGCTCACCCACATGAAGACGCACCGCGGCGCGGCCGGCGCGGCCGGCTCGGCGGCCGCGGCCCCCGCGTCCAAGGCCGAGGCGCCCGCCAAGGGGCCGCCGGGCGCGGGCAGCGGACCCGGGGAGCGCGGCAGCACCCTGCTGGAGTTCGCGGGCGGAACGAGCTTCGGCTCCGAGCCCGCGGCCGCCTTCGCGGGGCCCTCGGGCGCCTACGAGGAGAGCATCCTGTGA